A stretch of DNA from Arthrobacter globiformis:
AATGAAGGATGCCCTAGAAACCGTGAAAATTCTTGCTGCCTATGATCTGACCAAGTCGCTGCGCGCTGCAGCGGAGCTGTCAGGTTGTTCCCACCACACCGTCGACCGGCCCGTGCAGGCCCGCGATGCCGGCCGTGCACCGGGGGCCGTGCCCGACCGGCCCAGGGTCACCGATGCGTGGCTGCCGAAGATCGAGGAATGGGTCGAAAAGTCCAAGGGCCGGATCCGCGCCGATGTCGTTCATGCCAAGGCAACCTCATCGGCCAGATCGAAATGATGATCATCGCAGCCGGGCCCGACAAGGCCAGCGGCCGCATGCGCTTTGACGAACACATCCAGATCGTCGAAGCCATGGAGTCCGGCGTGGAAGACAAGGCTGCCGACGCCCTGCGCGACCACATGAGTGATTTTTGCTCCCGGTATGTCGGGGACCTGGTGCAGGGCGAGCTGCAGGCCGCCGCAGGCTGAAAGGCCGGCTGCCGGCCCGTCCACGGTCGACATATCGCTGCAGCGACACCATCTATGAGTCTCATGAGAGGGTCGCCCTCAGCGTGCGAAACAGCTGCATACCCAACCAGACTGATCATGATGGTCTGAATCGGAGTTCACCTGGCATGGATGAAATTGGACTTGGAGTTCACATCACGACAGGCGGAGGCCAAGCAGGCGCGTGATTCTCCCGTCCAATGACAGCGCACTCAAAACGCCGATAATGGCGATTTCGTCGTGCTGGATGGCCATGGCTTGATGGATGTTCCGTGCTCTATGGAGCGAAGTCCTGGTCATGCTCTCCTCTGTCTGCGCCCATGAGATGGTTGAAGGGAGGTCGCAACGCTATGACGGTCAATGGATTCCAGTCCTCGGCTTGGTCCGCACATCACTGCTCGGCCCATTTCGCGAGTCGGGTTCCGGTTGAGCCCGGGAATGTCGTCTCGTCGCAGTTGGCCTCCGCCGCGGCTGCTGGTGATGGAGGAGAGGGATTCCCAGGGCAGCAAAAGGATCATCACACTCGGATGGTTTGGGGCTCGAAGTGCTCACAAAAGAGGGTGTGGACACTGTCCACACCCTGGGCTTCGGATTCGGTTGTACCGGGATCGGACCGGGCCGGACTGGGAATGTTTTCGGGGGAGGGCGGATTTCAAGGGTTGGAGCCCGGTTCGAGTCCCACCTCGGGCACGTGTTTTCCCTGTTCAGCGGCTTTTGAGCCTCTGAGTGTGGACAAATTGTGTTTTGAAGGGCCCCTTCGGGGGCCTTTTTCATTGGTGGCCGGTGGTGTCGCGGGCTGGCTCCTTCGTTCCCGGGTCGGCGGTCTTGGTGCTTGTTACCTGTTCATGGACGTAACTGGCTGGGGCAACATGACCTGAGAAAATTTCTGCTCGGGCTTCTTTTCCTGGTCTTTGGGTGTTCACCTGGCTTCTCCTTTTCGCTTCGTGGTTGCTGTTGTGCCTGTTCATGGTGGGTCCGGGGGAGTCCGACATGACTTGTATCGAGTTTTTCGGGAATCGGTTCCGCCGGACTCCCGCAGATGCTCTGGGGCGCATCACCGTGGCCGACTGGGAGCCGGTATTGCCGTGGATTTGGCTCATGAAGCTCACGCCACCTTTCTTCCGTGCGTCTCTGGTTTTCGCGTCGTTGCCTGTTCATGGTTACCTTCGGCGTCTACTGCATGATGCGGTGGAGGTTTTTTGGCGCGGCGTCCGGAAATGAGGTTTCCGCCTGGCTGGTCTTTCATATTCCTTCATGGCCAACCTGCTGGATGACTGCATGACGCAAGGGTGATTCACTGACACGGCCTCAGTGACCCAAACCCACACGTGACTCCCGCCGTCGCCGGGTGCCGGGAACAAGCCGGAAGTGTCAGGTTGAAATTCAGGGCCTTCGGAAGGGTGCGTCAGCAATAAGGAACAGGGACGCTAATCTGAGGGCCTTTGAGTGGCAGCCTGACGTCAGGTTGGGGTGTACTTCAAGCTGATCCTGGTCGGAGTGTTGGTCGGTAAGCCGAGAGCTTGCGAGGCATTTCGGTGAGATGCCGCCGGTTACAAGACGGCGCAGTAAGGCGGAGTTGTGCCCGAGAACAAGGGTCCAGCTGACAGTGACCCTTGGGCCCGTGCCCTCGCTCCTAGGAGAACTCCTTCAGCGCGTCCGTGAGAAGCGTGCCCGGTGTGCCAAGTCGCAAGTGGACGCCCTTTGAAGCGACCAATCGGCCCGCAATGACGACGTCGGTGACGTCGCTGGCCGTGGCGCTGAACGCGAACTGCAGAGGCTTGGATCCAGCGGTTCGGGTCGAATCGGGATCCACGGCCATCAGGTCGCAGACCGCGCCGACCGCCAGGGCAGAGGCAGCGATGGGCGTTGCCATGGATCGGACGGCCCCGTTGGTAGCGGCATGCAGCAGTTCCTGCGGGGAGAACCTGCCGCGCTGACCGGAACCGAGCCGCTCACCGTGCTCCAGCATGCGCATTTCCACCCACGGGTCGATAACCGCGTGCTGGTCTGTACCCAGTGCTATGGCGGCGCCGGCGTCGGACAAAGTGCGGGCCGGGCCGATCCCGTCGGCGAGGTCTGCTTCGGTGCTGGGACACATTACTACCGTGGCGCCGGCGTTGCCGAGCATGGCGATATCGCCAGGCGTCAGGTGGGTGGAATGGACGGCCGAGAGCCGCCCTGAAAGTAGGCCGTGCCGCTCCAACAGGCCCGTAGGCGTGACGCCATAGGCCGTCTGGCATGCTTCGTTCTCGGCTGGCTGTTCGCTGAGGTGGATGTGAAGGGGCATATCCTCGGGCAGGTGCGCGGCCACAACCGCCAGGTCCTTGTCGGGGACGCCGCGCACGGAATGCAACGCGGCCCCCACCCCGACCATCTCCGCGGGAAAGCTTTGCGCGATTTCCTTCCGAAGCGAAGCGAGCCTCTCCAGCCAGGACTGGACGTTGGCGTCGCCGAACCGCGCCTGTTCCGGGCTCAGCGGCGAACCAATCCCTCCCGCCAGATAGAGCGTGTCCAGTAGTGTCAGGCGGATCCCCGCCGTCATGGCCGCCCTCGCCAGGGCCAGTTCCATGGCATGGGGTTCCGCGTAGGGAGCCCCGCCCTGCTGGTTGTGGACATAGTGGAACTCGGCCACGCTGCTGAAGCCGGCAACCACCATTTCCGCGAACACGGCACTGGCGAGCTTTTCGTAGGTCTGCGGCGTCAGCTCGGCGGCGCTCCGGTACATCTGCTCCCGCCACACCCAAAAATCGCCGCGTCCGTCATGCGTCCGCCCGCGCAGGATCCTGTGGAAAGCGTGGGAGTGGGCGTTGGCGGCAGCCGGAAAGACGACCCCCTTCAATATGTGGTCGCCGGGCTGCGCTTCCGCACCCGGTGTCAGCGCTGCAATGCGGCCGTCCCGTACATCCAGCCGCACCGATTCGAGTACGGCGGGACCGCCGTCGGCTTCGCCGGGGACACCGTCGCTGCCCACAACGGCCGACTCGCACCAGAACCCGGTCACAGGAGGCCCTCCAGGACATCCGCCAGGGCCTCGACGCCGGTGTTGGCGTCCTCGTCGGCGACATACTCTTCGGGGGAATGCGAGATGCCGCTGGGATTGCGGACGAAGAGCATCGCAGACGGCACATAGGCGGCGAGCACGCCGGCGTCGTGGCCGGCACCGGTCGCCAGCAGCGGAGCGCCGGGCAGGATCCCGCTGATCCGCCGGGTCAGGCCGGGATCGAAATGGACAGTGTCGCTGTAGGACTCCTCGGTGAGGGAAACGGAGCATCCTTCCCCGGCTGCTATCTGCTGGGCGGCGCCGTAGATCGATTCGATCAGCCGGGCGGTCACGGCGTCGTCGGGGTGTCGGGCGTCGAGCCACATGTCCACGCGCGAGGCAATGACGTTGGTTCCGCCGGGCACCGGCAGCAGACGACCAACTGTGGCACGCGCATCCGGCTGAGCTGCGGCGGCGTCACGTACGGCGACGATGATCTGTGCTGCTGCGACCATCGGATCAGCACGATCCGCCATCAGCGTGGTCCCGGCGTGGTTTCCCTGGCCGCCGATGCTCAGCTTCCAGCGGCCGTGACCCAGGATGGAACTTCCGACGGCGATGGCCGGGCCGCCCGTCCCCAGGCCCTTGCCCTGCTCCACGTGCAGTTCGACAAAGTCGCCGATCCGGGCCAGGGCCTGGGGATCCGGACCGACGTGCAGGGGATCCAGGCCGTTCAACCGTGCGACGTCCGCGAAGGTGTTGCCGTCGCCGTCACGCAGGTTCCGGGCCTTATCGACGTCAATGGCTCCGGTGAGAAGGCGCGATCCGAGGCAGGCGACCCCGAAGCGGGAGCCTTCCTCTTCCGGGAACACTGTGACGGCCAGAGACCGGTTCGGCACCTTTCCGCGGGCCAGAAGGATGTCGACGGCGGCGAGTGCCGAAGCGATGCCGAGCGGGCCGTCGAAGGCGCCGCCGCCGGGTACTGAATCGAGATGGCTTCCCGTGACCAGGGCGCCGTCCTGGGGTTTGCCCCACCAGGCCCAGATGATGCCGTTGCGGTCGGTCTCGACGGCGAGCCCGCGCTGGAGCGCCTGTTCGACGAACCACGCCCTTAGATCGAGTTCCGCCGTCGAGTAGACGGCTCGGGAATAGCCTCCGCGCACCGCGTCGCGGCCCACGTCCTTGATCGAGTCAAGGAGCTGATTGACGGTTTCCAATTGAACCTCCGCTTTTCATGTGAACTGCCATCAAGTAAAAACGACCTTTCACTGCATGGCAAGGGATCGCTGCGGGGGCGCCGGACAGTTAACAGGTCCGCCACATGCCCGAAACGGGACCGTTGCACACGGCCTCGATTAACCACGGGCTGATGAAGAACCCGTGAAATATGAAGGCATCTATTGCCATTCGATGAAAGTTGATTTTTACTTGATGGCAAGACAAAGTGATTCCGACCACGTGAAAGTGGGTCAAGTAGTGGCCGCAGATTCTTCAACACGGACGGTTGAGAGGGCGTTGGCGCTGCTCAGTGCAGTGTGTACTGACGGATCCCTCACCCTGAGCGACGCAGCCCGCGTCGTCGACCTGTCAGCAAGCACGGCCCTTCGCCTCCTGCGCACTCTGGAGGGCAGCGGTTTCGTTTCACGGGATCCGGCTGGAAACTTCCGTCCCGGTGCAAGTGTCATCCAGCTTGGCGCCCTGGCGTTGGGCCAAGAGTCACTGGTTTCGCTTTGCACGCCGCATATGAAGCGGCTGGTGGCCAAGACGGGGGAGTCCTGCTATCTCAGCATTCCCGGTCCTGGGGACACCGGAATCTACATAGCAATTGTCGAAGGCACCCGCTCGGTCCGGCATGCCAGCTGGGTGGGCAGGAGCATTCCGCTGGAAGGGTCGGCCGCCGGGCAGGTCCTGACAGGCGGCCAGCCGGACCGCGGCTTCGCGATAGTGCGAAGCGGCGTTGAAGACGACATCACAGCCGTCGCCGCACCGATCGTGATTGGTGGCCGCACCGTGGCCGCCCTGAGCATCGTGGTACCCAGCTACCGGCTGGACGAGGCGAAGGCCGTGACCATTGGCGAGGAGCTCGTGAAGGTGGCCGGCAACATCCTCACCGAGCCCTGCGGAGACCATGAACGGCCCCAGGAAAGCATGGAAGAGAAATGATTAAGTTTGAAAATGTCACCAAGGCCTACCCGGACGGCACGGTTGCCGTCGACGGGTTGAACCTTGAAGCCCCTACCGGGAAGCTGACCATTCTCGTCGGGCCTTCGGGCTGCGGCAAGACCACGTCCCTGCGGATGATCAACCGCCTGATCGAGCCCACCAGCGGCACCATCTACCTGGATGACGAGCCAACTTCCGGCATGGATGCAGCGTTGCTCCGCCGCCGGATCGGGTATGTCATCCAGCACGCCGGACTGTTCCCGCACCGCACCATCGTGGATAACGTCGCAACCATGCCGGTGCTGCTCGGAGAGAGCCGGCAGAAGGCCCGCATGAAGGCCCTTGAGCTCATGGAACGGGTCGGCCTTCCCGCGAACTTCGCCAAACGCTAC
This window harbors:
- a CDS encoding formimidoylglutamate deiminase codes for the protein MTGFWCESAVVGSDGVPGEADGGPAVLESVRLDVRDGRIAALTPGAEAQPGDHILKGVVFPAAANAHSHAFHRILRGRTHDGRGDFWVWREQMYRSAAELTPQTYEKLASAVFAEMVVAGFSSVAEFHYVHNQQGGAPYAEPHAMELALARAAMTAGIRLTLLDTLYLAGGIGSPLSPEQARFGDANVQSWLERLASLRKEIAQSFPAEMVGVGAALHSVRGVPDKDLAVVAAHLPEDMPLHIHLSEQPAENEACQTAYGVTPTGLLERHGLLSGRLSAVHSTHLTPGDIAMLGNAGATVVMCPSTEADLADGIGPARTLSDAGAAIALGTDQHAVIDPWVEMRMLEHGERLGSGQRGRFSPQELLHAATNGAVRSMATPIAASALAVGAVCDLMAVDPDSTRTAGSKPLQFAFSATASDVTDVVIAGRLVASKGVHLRLGTPGTLLTDALKEFS
- a CDS encoding allantoate amidohydrolase — translated: METVNQLLDSIKDVGRDAVRGGYSRAVYSTAELDLRAWFVEQALQRGLAVETDRNGIIWAWWGKPQDGALVTGSHLDSVPGGGAFDGPLGIASALAAVDILLARGKVPNRSLAVTVFPEEEGSRFGVACLGSRLLTGAIDVDKARNLRDGDGNTFADVARLNGLDPLHVGPDPQALARIGDFVELHVEQGKGLGTGGPAIAVGSSILGHGRWKLSIGGQGNHAGTTLMADRADPMVAAAQIIVAVRDAAAAQPDARATVGRLLPVPGGTNVIASRVDMWLDARHPDDAVTARLIESIYGAAQQIAAGEGCSVSLTEESYSDTVHFDPGLTRRISGILPGAPLLATGAGHDAGVLAAYVPSAMLFVRNPSGISHSPEEYVADEDANTGVEALADVLEGLL
- a CDS encoding IclR family transcriptional regulator, producing the protein MARQSDSDHVKVGQVVAADSSTRTVERALALLSAVCTDGSLTLSDAARVVDLSASTALRLLRTLEGSGFVSRDPAGNFRPGASVIQLGALALGQESLVSLCTPHMKRLVAKTGESCYLSIPGPGDTGIYIAIVEGTRSVRHASWVGRSIPLEGSAAGQVLTGGQPDRGFAIVRSGVEDDITAVAAPIVIGGRTVAALSIVVPSYRLDEAKAVTIGEELVKVAGNILTEPCGDHERPQESMEEK